A genomic segment from Dermatobacter hominis encodes:
- a CDS encoding ABC transporter permease: MNGLWVFFTSSESWRGDNGIWARLLAHVWVCVLALAAAGVLAIPGGLALGRRRRGQVVASAVANIGRAIPSLAVLAFVVAAGGGIGFLPTFVAMFALAVPPMFVSTATAIAELDRDVIDAGRGLGMTPLGLLRRVELPLASPLILSGVRIATGQVIATATLGAFVGYNTLGRFITLGRANRDDGMLYGGVVLVVGLALIADVGIRAVARAATPWEARGRTAKGPSAPAAGAELQ, from the coding sequence GTGAACGGCCTCTGGGTGTTCTTCACCTCGTCCGAGAGCTGGCGGGGCGACAACGGCATCTGGGCCCGCCTGCTGGCGCACGTGTGGGTGTGCGTCCTGGCGCTGGCCGCGGCCGGGGTGCTCGCGATCCCGGGCGGCCTGGCGCTCGGCCGTCGGCGCCGCGGGCAGGTCGTCGCCTCGGCGGTCGCCAACATCGGTCGGGCCATCCCGTCGCTGGCGGTCCTCGCCTTCGTCGTCGCCGCCGGCGGCGGGATCGGGTTCCTGCCGACGTTCGTCGCGATGTTCGCCCTGGCGGTGCCGCCCATGTTCGTGTCGACCGCGACCGCGATCGCCGAGCTGGACCGCGACGTGATCGACGCCGGGCGCGGGCTCGGCATGACGCCCCTCGGGCTCCTGCGCCGGGTCGAGCTGCCGCTCGCGTCGCCGCTCATCCTGTCGGGCGTGCGGATCGCCACCGGCCAGGTCATCGCGACGGCGACGCTCGGCGCGTTCGTCGGGTACAACACGCTCGGCCGCTTCATCACGCTCGGCCGCGCCAACCGAGACGACGGCATGCTCTACGGCGGCGTGGTCCTGGTGGTCGGACTGGCGCTGATCGCGGACGTCGGGATCCGTGCGGTGGCCCGGGCGGCCACGCCGTGGGAGGCCCGCGGTCGTACTGCGAAGGGCCCGTCCGCGCCGGCGGCGGGTGCCGAGCTGCAATAG
- a CDS encoding TetR/AcrR family transcriptional regulator, which yields MAGRTQAERSAATQQLLVDAAIGLLVDRGWAATTAVAVCERAGCSRGALLHHFPNLSALLAHALESLHEDFASRARMPATTVRGIVDDVWRAAGDPRFKAVLEAWSAAANDPELATELAPAIGRFAALVSPTGRAPGSPVADADARAFVLTAREALLGLALGRAYGGGRPLGHERVVLDRLRAEADRIDARLDARVPADDEEDPT from the coding sequence GTGGCAGGGAGGACCCAGGCCGAGCGGTCGGCGGCGACGCAGCAGCTGCTGGTCGACGCGGCGATCGGGCTGCTCGTCGATCGGGGCTGGGCCGCGACGACCGCCGTCGCCGTCTGCGAGCGCGCCGGCTGCTCCCGCGGGGCGCTGCTGCACCACTTCCCGAACCTGTCCGCGCTGCTGGCCCACGCGCTCGAGTCGCTCCACGAGGACTTCGCGTCGAGGGCCCGGATGCCGGCGACGACCGTGCGCGGGATCGTCGACGACGTCTGGCGCGCCGCCGGCGACCCCCGGTTCAAGGCCGTGCTCGAGGCCTGGTCCGCGGCGGCCAACGATCCCGAGCTGGCGACCGAGCTCGCACCGGCGATCGGCCGCTTCGCCGCGCTCGTGTCGCCGACCGGCCGGGCCCCGGGCAGCCCCGTCGCCGACGCCGACGCGCGGGCCTTCGTGCTGACGGCGCGGGAGGCGCTGCTCGGCCTCGCGCTCGGCCGGGCCTACGGCGGCGGGCGACCCCTCGGCCACGAGCGCGTCGTGCTCGACCGCCTGCGCGCCGAGGCCGACCGGATCGACGCCCGG
- a CDS encoding VOC family protein produces MELTINSSFLPHLDPDASLAFYRDVLGFDVRLDVGYEDMRWITVGPPGQEDTAIVLHPPAATPGLTDEERTTLLEVIAKGSYFGVNLATPDLDDTFARLESSGADIVQEPIQQDYGVRDCAVRDPAGNMIRIQEKA; encoded by the coding sequence ATGGAACTCACGATCAACTCCAGCTTCCTCCCGCACCTCGATCCCGACGCCTCCCTGGCCTTCTACCGGGACGTGCTCGGCTTCGACGTCCGGCTCGACGTCGGCTACGAGGACATGCGGTGGATCACGGTCGGTCCCCCCGGGCAGGAGGACACCGCGATCGTGCTGCACCCCCCGGCCGCGACCCCGGGGCTGACCGACGAGGAGCGGACGACGCTGCTCGAGGTCATCGCCAAGGGCAGCTACTTCGGCGTCAACCTCGCGACGCCCGACCTCGACGACACGTTCGCCCGGCTCGAGTCGAGCGGCGCCGACATCGTCCAGGAGCCGATCCAGCAGGACTACGGCGTGCGGGACTGCGCGGTCCGGGACCCAGCGGGCAACATGATCCGCATCCAGGAGAAGGCCTGA
- a CDS encoding glycoside hydrolase family 16 protein produces MDPVLDDRFDRLDERRWLASYLPHWSSRAAAAATWRVGDDGLHLTIPPEQGRWCADTHEEPLRVSCIQSGNRSGPVGSTDGPQPFRRGLEVREEQPTWWGCTPLGGRVEVTMRATISPRSMVAFWMSGIEDRPERSGEICVAEIFGDAVSPGSAEVGIGVKAFRDPALHEDFRAVPLPLDVAEPHTYGVDWRPDALTFDVDGEVVRRVDEAPDYPVQLMIGVFDFPAKATDGDVPTPELVVSRVRCEPG; encoded by the coding sequence ATGGATCCCGTCCTGGACGACCGCTTCGACCGGCTCGACGAGCGGCGCTGGCTCGCCAGCTACCTGCCGCACTGGAGCTCGCGGGCCGCAGCGGCAGCGACCTGGCGCGTCGGCGACGACGGCCTGCACCTCACGATCCCGCCGGAGCAGGGCCGGTGGTGCGCCGACACGCACGAGGAGCCGCTGCGCGTGTCGTGCATCCAGAGCGGCAACCGGTCGGGGCCCGTCGGCAGCACCGACGGACCCCAGCCGTTCCGCCGCGGCCTCGAGGTGCGGGAGGAGCAGCCCACGTGGTGGGGGTGCACGCCGCTCGGCGGCCGCGTCGAGGTCACGATGCGGGCCACGATCTCGCCCCGGTCGATGGTGGCGTTCTGGATGTCGGGCATCGAGGACCGGCCCGAGCGCTCCGGCGAGATCTGCGTGGCGGAGATCTTCGGCGACGCGGTGAGCCCCGGGTCCGCCGAGGTGGGCATCGGCGTCAAGGCGTTCCGGGATCCGGCGCTGCACGAGGACTTCCGGGCGGTCCCGCTGCCGCTCGACGTCGCCGAGCCCCACACCTACGGCGTCGACTGGCGACCCGATGCGCTGACCTTCGACGTCGACGGCGAGGTCGTCCGCCGGGTCGACGAGGCGCCCGACTACCCGGTGCAGCTGATGATCGGCGTGTTCGACTTCCCCGCCAAGGCCACCGACGGCGACGTGCCCACGCCGGAGCTGGTGGTCTCGCGCGTCCGGTGCGAGCCCGGGTGA
- a CDS encoding thioesterase family protein has protein sequence MTADGSAPTATADAPGTAEPRSFDRVTALEPLDHGGFAVELDADWGIADRPNGGSLLAMLGRAATVVGGQDHVLAASAHFVRSPEVGPASISTELLRSGRSVDQVRCRLDQAGDVCVEAVLTVGHLDEGAEPQWSGGVPDPGTTDHDDAVRILGPTPTGMDVPLLRQVDLRLDPSSLEFAAGRPTGRGELRGWLSLPGGAAFDPCSLLFAVDAFPPATFDVAPSGWVPTLELTAYVRALPAPGPVRVLHRAHMISGDLVDESCHVWDRLGRLVAQSTQLAGIRVS, from the coding sequence GTGACGGCCGACGGGTCGGCGCCGACGGCGACCGCGGACGCGCCGGGGACGGCCGAGCCCCGGTCCTTCGACCGGGTGACCGCGCTCGAACCGCTCGACCACGGCGGGTTCGCCGTCGAGCTCGACGCGGACTGGGGCATCGCCGACCGGCCGAACGGCGGGTCGCTCCTGGCGATGCTGGGGCGGGCCGCCACGGTCGTGGGAGGTCAGGACCACGTGCTCGCCGCCAGCGCCCACTTCGTGCGCTCGCCCGAGGTCGGCCCGGCGAGCATCTCGACCGAGCTCCTCCGCTCGGGCCGCTCGGTGGACCAGGTGCGGTGCCGCCTGGACCAGGCCGGCGACGTCTGCGTCGAGGCGGTCCTCACGGTGGGGCACCTCGACGAGGGCGCCGAGCCGCAGTGGTCGGGCGGTGTCCCCGACCCCGGGACGACCGACCACGACGACGCCGTGCGGATCCTGGGCCCCACGCCGACCGGCATGGACGTCCCGCTGCTGCGCCAGGTCGATCTCCGGCTCGACCCCTCGTCGCTCGAGTTCGCCGCCGGCCGGCCGACCGGCCGGGGCGAGCTGCGCGGCTGGCTGTCGCTCCCGGGCGGGGCGGCGTTCGACCCGTGCTCCCTCCTGTTCGCGGTCGACGCCTTCCCGCCCGCCACCTTCGACGTGGCGCCGTCGGGCTGGGTGCCGACGCTCGAGCTCACGGCGTACGTCCGCGCCCTGCCGGCGCCGGGGCCGGTGCGCGTGCTGCACCGCGCCCACATGATCTCGGGCGACCTCGTCGACGAGAGCTGCCACGTCTGGGACCGGCTGGGCCGCCTGGTCGCGCAGTCGACGCAGCTCGCCGGCATCCGGGTGAGCTGA
- a CDS encoding thiolase family protein, with protein MTEAVIVDAVRTPLGKGKPGGALAGVHAVDLLAHPLAALLERNDLDGAVVDDVIVGAVSQVGEQGVNVARRGALAAGYPERVPATTVDRQCGSSQQAISFAAQGVLAGAYDLVVAGGVESMSRVPMGSSAAGTDDLDGERLSARYPDGFVPQGVAAELIAARWDLDRRRLDEFGLRSQELAAAARAEGRFDGEIAPIKVADGDGGLTVVSSDEGIRETSLDRLGALRPAFEHPYWSERFPQIRWSVTAGTSSQLTDGAAAVLVASRERADALGLPVRAVVRSTVVEGDDPLFMLTGVIPATRKLLDRAGLGIDDIDLFEVNEAFAPVVLAWADELGADLDRVNVHGGAIALGHPLGASGTRLATTLVNAMEQRDARFGLQVMCEAGGLANATLYELAR; from the coding sequence ATGACCGAGGCAGTGATCGTCGACGCCGTCCGCACGCCGCTCGGCAAGGGCAAGCCCGGTGGCGCCCTCGCCGGCGTCCACGCGGTGGACCTGCTCGCCCACCCGCTGGCCGCGCTGCTCGAGCGAAACGACCTCGACGGCGCCGTGGTGGACGACGTGATCGTCGGCGCCGTGAGCCAGGTCGGCGAGCAGGGCGTCAACGTCGCCCGCCGGGGCGCGCTCGCCGCCGGCTACCCCGAGCGGGTGCCGGCCACGACGGTCGACCGGCAGTGCGGGTCCTCGCAGCAGGCGATCAGCTTCGCGGCGCAGGGGGTGCTCGCCGGGGCGTACGACCTGGTGGTCGCCGGCGGCGTCGAGTCCATGAGCCGGGTCCCGATGGGCTCCTCCGCGGCCGGCACCGACGACCTCGACGGCGAGCGGCTGTCGGCGCGCTACCCGGACGGCTTCGTGCCGCAGGGCGTCGCCGCCGAGCTGATCGCGGCGAGGTGGGACCTGGACCGCCGACGGCTCGACGAGTTCGGGCTCCGCTCGCAGGAGCTCGCGGCCGCGGCCCGCGCCGAGGGCCGCTTCGACGGCGAGATCGCGCCGATCAAGGTCGCCGACGGCGACGGCGGCCTGACCGTCGTCTCCTCCGACGAGGGCATCCGTGAGACGTCGCTCGACCGCCTGGGCGCGCTGCGTCCCGCCTTCGAGCACCCGTACTGGTCGGAGCGGTTCCCGCAGATCCGCTGGTCCGTCACCGCCGGCACCTCCTCCCAGCTCACCGACGGTGCCGCCGCCGTCCTGGTCGCCAGCCGGGAGCGGGCCGACGCCCTCGGGCTGCCGGTCCGCGCCGTGGTCCGCTCGACGGTCGTCGAGGGCGACGACCCGCTCTTCATGCTCACCGGCGTCATCCCCGCCACGCGCAAGCTCCTCGACCGGGCCGGCCTGGGCATCGACGACATCGACCTGTTCGAGGTGAACGAGGCCTTCGCCCCGGTGGTGCTGGCCTGGGCCGACGAGCTCGGTGCCGACCTCGACCGGGTCAACGTGCACGGCGGCGCCATCGCCCTCGGCCACCCGCTCGGCGCCTCGGGCACCCGCCTCGCGACGACCCTGGTGAACGCCATGGAGCAGCGCGACGCCCGCTTCGGCCTCCAGGTGATGTGCGAGGCCGGCGGCCTCGCCAACGCCACGCTCTACGAGCTGGCCCGCTGA
- a CDS encoding ABC transporter ATP-binding protein, translated as MGDAAEGAPAPAIELRDVTKVYAGSTDPAVDGLTLDVPAGELVVLVGPSGCGKTTTLRMLNRLEEPTSGEIRILGEDVRSRPVHELRRQIGYVIQGVGLFPHLTIAENIATVPRLLGWPRDRRTARIDELADLVDLDRSMLSRYPAELSGGQQQRVGVARALAADPPVLLMDEPYSAVDPIVRARLQDELVELHQRLGTTIVLVTHDIDEAIKVGDRIAVLAVGGRLAQYATPVDLLGAPASDFVASFLGGERSLRRLALVPLGDLELDPLDGPVDSAPTMDVRGTAREALDVLLRSGAASVVVTRDGTALGSVGLATLSATVRDGADGADGDGADGNGSPA; from the coding sequence ATGGGCGATGCCGCCGAGGGTGCCCCGGCTCCGGCGATCGAGCTCCGCGACGTCACCAAGGTGTACGCGGGATCGACCGATCCGGCCGTCGACGGTCTGACACTCGACGTGCCCGCCGGGGAGCTCGTGGTGCTCGTCGGCCCGTCGGGGTGCGGCAAGACCACGACCCTGCGCATGCTCAACCGGCTCGAGGAGCCGACGTCGGGGGAGATCCGGATCCTCGGCGAGGACGTGCGGTCCCGCCCGGTGCACGAGCTGCGGCGCCAGATCGGCTACGTGATCCAGGGCGTGGGGCTCTTCCCGCACCTGACCATCGCGGAGAACATCGCCACCGTGCCCCGGCTGCTCGGCTGGCCCCGCGACCGGCGGACGGCGCGCATCGACGAGCTCGCCGACCTGGTCGATCTCGACCGGTCGATGCTGTCGCGGTACCCGGCGGAGCTCTCGGGCGGGCAGCAGCAGCGGGTGGGCGTCGCCCGGGCGCTCGCCGCCGACCCGCCGGTGCTGCTGATGGACGAGCCGTACAGCGCGGTCGATCCGATCGTCCGCGCCCGGCTGCAGGACGAGCTCGTGGAGCTCCACCAGCGGCTGGGGACCACGATCGTCCTGGTCACCCACGACATCGACGAGGCGATCAAGGTCGGTGACCGGATCGCGGTGCTGGCCGTCGGCGGGCGGCTGGCCCAGTACGCCACCCCGGTGGACCTGCTCGGCGCGCCGGCGTCGGACTTCGTCGCCTCGTTCCTCGGCGGGGAGCGGAGCCTGCGCCGCCTGGCGCTCGTCCCGCTCGGCGATCTCGAGCTGGACCCGCTCGACGGGCCGGTCGACTCCGCCCCGACCATGGACGTCAGGGGCACCGCGAGGGAGGCGCTCGACGTGCTGCTGCGCAGCGGCGCGGCGTCGGTCGTCGTGACCCGCGACGGCACCGCCCTCGGCAGCGTGGGCCTGGCGACGCTGAGCGCCACCGTGCGCGACGGCGCCGACGGCGCCGACGGCGACGGCGCCGATGGCAACGGGTCGCCGGCGTGA
- a CDS encoding helix-turn-helix transcriptional regulator, whose amino-acid sequence MAGPHLDDQRMVDLVLLRGVRDRIDRDYAEPLDVEALARGAHMSAGHLSRQFRQAFGESPYSYLMTRRIERAMALLRLGEMSVTDVCFAVGFSSLGTFSTRFSELVGMPPSEYRRKAARSTEGIPPCVAKQVTRPIRNREAPSRPRP is encoded by the coding sequence ATGGCCGGGCCCCACCTCGACGACCAGCGCATGGTCGACCTCGTGCTGCTCCGCGGCGTCCGCGACCGGATCGACCGGGACTACGCCGAGCCGCTCGACGTGGAGGCGCTGGCCCGGGGGGCGCACATGTCGGCCGGCCACCTCAGCCGGCAGTTCCGGCAGGCGTTCGGCGAGTCGCCCTACAGCTACCTGATGACACGCCGGATCGAGCGGGCGATGGCCCTGCTCCGCCTCGGCGAGATGAGCGTCACCGACGTGTGCTTCGCCGTCGGCTTCTCGTCGCTCGGCACCTTCAGCACCAGGTTCAGCGAGCTCGTGGGCATGCCGCCGAGCGAGTACCGGCGGAAGGCGGCCCGCTCGACCGAGGGCATCCCGCCCTGCGTCGCCAAGCAGGTCACCAGACCGATCAGGAATCGAGAAGCTCCGTCCCGACCGCGCCCTTAG
- a CDS encoding ABC transporter substrate-binding protein — MRVNRKLAAVVALIAAVAVIAVGCGDDKDDSSSSGSESSSKPEIKIGTQAFGESEILGQIYGQVLESQGYKVTYQSFKDRAAIYAAVDSGDINFVPEYAASAVEFLNGNAGEASPDVDATVKALQAQLAKQGLVALEPSEAVDSNSLVVTKETSTSENVTKISDLKEGIKLGGPQDCPSNAGCLPALKSTYGIDLSSTFVPLDASGPLTKSALKEGDVQVAVIFSTDSAIAENGWVVLEDDKGIFNADNIIPVVTQALADDADLVKLVNDTSAAITTANLTALNKQYDVDKEDADAIAEAFIADNDLG; from the coding sequence ATGCGTGTGAACCGCAAGCTCGCAGCCGTCGTCGCGCTCATCGCCGCAGTGGCGGTGATCGCTGTCGGATGTGGCGACGACAAGGACGACTCGTCGTCGTCGGGCTCGGAGTCGTCATCGAAGCCAGAGATCAAGATCGGGACCCAGGCCTTCGGCGAGTCGGAGATCCTCGGCCAGATCTACGGGCAGGTCCTCGAGTCGCAGGGCTACAAGGTCACGTACCAGAGCTTCAAGGACCGGGCCGCGATCTACGCCGCCGTCGACTCGGGCGACATCAACTTCGTGCCCGAGTACGCGGCCAGCGCCGTCGAGTTCCTGAACGGCAACGCCGGCGAGGCGTCCCCCGACGTCGACGCCACGGTGAAGGCGCTGCAGGCGCAGCTGGCCAAGCAGGGCCTCGTCGCGCTCGAGCCGTCCGAGGCCGTCGACAGCAACTCCCTGGTCGTGACGAAGGAGACGTCGACCTCGGAGAACGTGACGAAGATCTCCGACCTGAAGGAGGGCATCAAGCTCGGCGGCCCGCAGGACTGCCCGTCCAACGCCGGCTGCCTCCCCGCCCTCAAATCGACGTACGGGATCGACCTGTCCTCCACGTTCGTGCCGCTCGACGCGTCGGGCCCGCTGACCAAGTCCGCGCTGAAGGAGGGCGACGTCCAGGTCGCGGTGATCTTCTCGACCGACAGCGCGATCGCCGAGAACGGCTGGGTCGTGCTCGAGGACGACAAGGGCATCTTCAACGCCGACAACATCATCCCGGTCGTCACCCAGGCGCTGGCCGACGACGCCGACCTGGTGAAGCTGGTGAACGACACGTCGGCCGCCATCACGACGGCGAACCTGACCGCCCTGAACAAGCAGTACGACGTCGACAAGGAGGACGCCGACGCCATCGCCGAGGCCTTCATCGCCGACAACGACCTCGGCTGA
- a CDS encoding ATP-binding cassette domain-containing protein, translating into MATKSRARTPRTADSHDLIRVQGARVNNLKDVSIELPKRRLTVFTGVSGSGKSSLVFGTIAAESQRLINETYSAFIQGFMPTVARPEVDVLEGLTTAIIVDQQRMGADPRSTVGTATDANAMLRILFSRLGQPQIGSPQAFSFNVASMSGSGAVTVEKAGATQRERRSFSITGGMCPRCEGRGAVNDIDLTQLYDDSKSLNEGALTIPGYSMDGWYGRIFRGCGYFDPDKPIRKYTKKEMQDLLHREPTKIKVEGINLTYAGLIPTMQKSFLSKDVDALQPHIRAFVERAVTFTTCPDCDGTRLSELARSSKVESRNIADLCAMQISDLAEWVRDLDEPSVAPLLEALRDTLDSFVEIGLGYLSLERPAGTLSGGEAQRVKMIRHLGSSLTDVTYVFDEPSVGLHPHDIQRMNELLVQLRDKGNTVLVVEHKPEMIEIADHVVDLGPGAGAAGGEIVYEGTLAGLRRSGSLTGRHLDDRASLKDEVRTPTGALEVRGASTHNLHDVDVDVPLGVLVVVTGVAGSGKSSLIGGSVADLEDVVVVDQSPIGGSRRSNPATYTKLLDPIRKAFAKANSVKPALFSANSEGACPNCNGAGVVYMDLGMMAGTATLCEVCEGRRFDASVLEYTFGGKDISEVLAMSVDAALAFFAEGDAATPAAHRILDRLHDVGLGYLTIGQPLTTLSGGERQRLKLATQMAGEGGTYVLDEPTTGLHLADVEQLLGLLDRLVDSGKSVIVIEHHQAVMAHADWIIDLGPGAGHDGGRIVFEGTPADLVAARSTLTGEHLADYVAP; encoded by the coding sequence ATGGCCACGAAGTCGCGCGCCCGGACGCCGCGGACCGCCGACAGCCACGACCTGATCCGCGTGCAGGGCGCCCGGGTCAACAACCTGAAGGACGTCAGCATCGAGCTCCCCAAGCGCCGGCTGACGGTGTTCACCGGGGTCTCCGGATCGGGCAAGAGCTCGCTCGTCTTCGGCACGATCGCCGCCGAGTCGCAGCGCCTGATCAACGAGACCTACAGCGCGTTCATCCAGGGCTTCATGCCGACGGTCGCCCGGCCCGAGGTCGACGTCCTCGAGGGCCTGACGACCGCGATCATCGTCGACCAGCAGCGGATGGGCGCCGATCCGCGCTCGACCGTCGGCACCGCCACCGATGCCAACGCCATGCTGCGGATCCTCTTCAGCCGGCTCGGCCAGCCCCAGATCGGCTCGCCCCAGGCGTTCTCGTTCAACGTCGCCTCCATGTCGGGCTCGGGAGCCGTCACGGTGGAGAAGGCGGGCGCCACGCAGCGGGAGCGGCGGAGCTTCAGCATCACCGGCGGCATGTGCCCACGGTGCGAGGGGAGGGGCGCCGTCAACGACATCGACCTCACCCAGCTCTACGACGACTCGAAGTCGCTCAACGAGGGCGCGCTCACGATCCCCGGCTACTCGATGGACGGCTGGTACGGCCGCATCTTCCGCGGGTGCGGGTACTTCGATCCCGACAAGCCGATCCGGAAGTACACCAAGAAGGAGATGCAGGACCTTCTCCACCGGGAGCCGACCAAGATCAAGGTCGAGGGCATCAACCTCACCTACGCGGGGCTCATCCCGACCATGCAGAAGTCGTTCCTCTCCAAGGACGTCGACGCGCTGCAGCCCCACATCCGGGCCTTCGTGGAGCGGGCGGTCACGTTCACCACGTGCCCGGACTGCGACGGCACCCGGCTGAGCGAGCTGGCCCGGTCGTCGAAGGTGGAGAGCCGCAACATCGCCGACCTCTGCGCGATGCAGATCAGCGACCTGGCCGAGTGGGTGCGCGACCTCGACGAGCCGTCGGTCGCGCCCCTGCTCGAGGCGCTGCGCGACACGCTCGACTCGTTCGTGGAGATCGGCCTGGGGTACCTGTCGCTCGAGCGGCCGGCCGGGACGCTCTCGGGCGGCGAGGCCCAGCGGGTCAAGATGATCCGCCACCTCGGCTCGTCGCTCACCGACGTCACGTACGTCTTCGACGAGCCGAGCGTGGGCCTCCACCCGCACGACATCCAGCGGATGAACGAGCTGCTCGTGCAGCTGCGCGACAAGGGCAACACCGTCCTCGTCGTCGAGCACAAGCCCGAGATGATCGAGATCGCCGACCACGTCGTCGACCTCGGCCCGGGCGCGGGCGCCGCCGGCGGCGAGATCGTCTACGAGGGCACGCTCGCCGGGCTCCGGCGCAGCGGCAGCCTGACCGGACGGCACCTCGACGACCGTGCGTCGCTCAAGGACGAGGTGCGCACCCCGACCGGCGCCCTCGAGGTCCGGGGTGCGAGCACCCACAACCTCCACGACGTCGACGTCGACGTCCCGCTCGGCGTGCTCGTCGTCGTGACCGGCGTCGCCGGGTCCGGCAAGAGCTCGCTCATCGGCGGTTCGGTCGCCGACCTCGAGGACGTGGTCGTGGTCGATCAGTCGCCGATCGGCGGCTCGCGGCGCAGCAACCCGGCGACCTACACCAAGCTGCTCGACCCGATCCGGAAGGCCTTCGCCAAGGCCAACAGCGTGAAGCCGGCGCTGTTCAGCGCCAACTCCGAGGGCGCCTGCCCCAACTGCAACGGCGCCGGCGTCGTCTACATGGACCTCGGGATGATGGCGGGGACCGCCACGCTGTGCGAGGTGTGCGAGGGCCGGCGCTTCGACGCCTCGGTGCTCGAGTACACCTTCGGGGGCAAGGACATCAGCGAGGTGCTGGCGATGTCGGTCGACGCGGCGCTCGCGTTCTTCGCCGAGGGCGACGCGGCCACGCCCGCCGCGCACCGGATCCTCGACCGGCTCCACGACGTCGGGCTCGGCTACCTGACGATCGGCCAGCCGCTCACCACGCTGTCGGGCGGTGAGCGCCAGCGGCTGAAGCTGGCGACCCAGATGGCGGGCGAGGGCGGCACCTACGTGCTCGACGAACCGACGACGGGCCTGCACCTGGCGGATGTCGAGCAGCTGCTCGGGCTGCTCGACCGCCTCGTGGACTCGGGCAAGTCGGTGATCGTGATCGAGCACCACCAGGCGGTCATGGCCCACGCCGACTGGATCATCGACCTCGGCCCCGGCGCCGGCCACGACGGCGGCCGCATCGTGTTCGAGGGCACCCCGGCCGACCTGGTCGCGGCCCGCTCGACGCTGACCGGCGAGCACCTGGCCGACTACGTCGCCCCCTGA
- a CDS encoding DUF3253 domain-containing protein produces MDDHVAGPDPVTVGPRATAEHHVRIDGRSWRATDPAIPDRLRAELVDELMAARRAVGAARRGHDEAAEHAARRRVQDAKVALGERGRAWWEEPTPEATDERLRATILALCRHRGADRSICPSDAARVVGAERWRDRMDAARAAAVELAADGEVRILARGRALDPAEPLRGPVRIGLVGQEGRR; encoded by the coding sequence ATGGACGACCATGTCGCCGGCCCCGATCCCGTGACCGTGGGGCCACGGGCCACGGCCGAGCACCACGTGCGGATCGACGGACGGTCCTGGCGGGCCACCGACCCGGCCATCCCCGACCGCCTGCGCGCCGAGCTCGTCGACGAGCTGATGGCGGCGCGCCGAGCGGTCGGCGCCGCACGGCGGGGCCACGACGAGGCGGCCGAGCACGCGGCCCGGCGCCGCGTGCAGGACGCCAAGGTGGCGCTCGGCGAGCGCGGCCGCGCCTGGTGGGAGGAGCCGACGCCCGAGGCGACCGACGAGCGGCTGCGCGCCACGATCCTGGCGCTCTGCCGCCACCGGGGAGCCGACCGGTCGATCTGCCCGAGCGACGCCGCGAGGGTGGTCGGTGCCGAGCGCTGGCGGGACCGCATGGACGCGGCGCGGGCCGCGGCGGTCGAGCTCGCCGCCGACGGCGAGGTCCGGATCCTCGCCCGCGGCCGCGCCCTCGATCCCGCCGAGCCGCTGCGCGGGCCCGTCCGGATCGGGCTCGTCGGACAGGAGGGGCGCCGGTGA
- a CDS encoding ABC transporter permease: protein MIVAQADEPLIRWDWLADHTDDLWERTAQHLTLTVVSMFLGLVLAAGLAFVIRRWRWTNGPITALNTLLYAIPSVALFAALIPWLGTGIAVPIVALTTYSLVVLTPYLVASFDGVPPASVDAADGMGYTARQRFWRVELPLAMPTIIGGVRIATVTIIGLVTVGGLFDLGGFGNLIDNGLTRDFPTLIVVGVVLSVVLATIADLVLVVAGRLLSPWRYRGSDR, encoded by the coding sequence GTGATCGTCGCCCAGGCCGACGAGCCGCTGATCCGCTGGGACTGGCTGGCGGACCACACCGACGACCTGTGGGAGCGCACCGCCCAGCACCTCACGCTGACCGTCGTGTCGATGTTCCTCGGCCTGGTGCTCGCCGCCGGCCTCGCCTTCGTGATCCGGCGGTGGCGCTGGACGAACGGTCCGATCACCGCGCTCAACACGCTGCTCTACGCGATCCCGAGCGTCGCGCTGTTCGCCGCCCTCATCCCGTGGCTCGGCACCGGCATCGCGGTGCCGATCGTGGCGCTCACGACCTACAGCCTCGTCGTGCTCACGCCCTACCTGGTCGCGTCGTTCGACGGGGTGCCCCCCGCGAGCGTCGACGCGGCCGACGGCATGGGCTACACCGCCCGCCAGCGGTTCTGGAGGGTCGAGCTGCCGCTGGCGATGCCGACGATCATCGGCGGGGTGCGGATCGCGACGGTCACGATCATCGGACTCGTGACCGTCGGCGGCCTGTTCGACCTCGGCGGGTTCGGCAACCTGATCGACAACGGCCTGACGCGCGACTTCCCGACGCTGATCGTCGTCGGGGTCGTGCTGTCGGTCGTGCTCGCGACGATCGCCGACCTCGTGCTGGTGGTCGCCGGCCGGCTGCTCAGCCCGTGGCGCTACCGGGGGTCGGACCGGTGA